The nucleotide sequence TTGTATTGAGAATTGTCCTACTCAAGCTTTGCAGACTACCCAAGAATTTGAATTATCAACATATAATAAAGATGATTTAGTTTTAAATTTATTAAAGTAGTAATTAAAAAGCGGTAGACTGTTAATTGAGATAAAGGTAAGGAGATGAGTAGATGTGGAGTTAGAGTTATTAAGTTTTTGGATATTAGCTATTATTACTATAGGTTCAGCGTTGGCAGTAGTCTTTTTGCAGAATATAGTGCATAGTGCTCTGTCTTTAATCTTAACTTTTATTGGAGTAGCAGGTTTATATTTATTAATTCAAGTTAACTTTATAGCCGCTGTACAAATTTTAGTTTATGCAGGGGCGATAGCTATCATTTTAGCCTTTGGAGTCATGTTGACCCAAAGAGATGATATGTCTAAAACAAATTTATTTAATAATCAAAGAGGTATTGCTTTCTTAATTACTTCAATTTTATTAGTAGTTATTGGACGAATAATCTGGATTACTACTTGGATGCCTAATACTCCTAAAGATTCTACAGTCAATCAGATAGCAACCATAATGTTAAAGCAACACGCTATTCCATTTGAAGTAATAGCTATATTATTGCTAGTGGCAATGGTAGGTGCTATAACGTTAGCTAAAGGGAAAGAAAAAATTGAATAATTTAATATTAATAAATATAAGTCCAGCGGCAAATTAGCCCAGAGACCAAGAGTCCAGAGGCTGAGATATGATCTTAAATTTAAGATCATATCTCAGCCTTAAGTAATTTAATAAATGGAGGGATAATTATGAAAAATGCTGATTTAGTCTTATTACACCCACCTAGTGTATATGATTTTAGAAAGAAGTCAATTTTATATGGGCCGATTAGTGATTTGATTCCTTCTTCAACAGTATTTGAGATGTATCCGTTAGGCTTTATGACAATTCAAAGTTATTTGGAAGAGAAAGGGTATAAGGTAAGGATAGTTAATTTGGCTGTGAAGATGATGAAAGATGAGTCATTTGATGTTAGGAAGTTTATTTCTAATTTAAAACCTAAAGCGTTTGGGATTGATCTTCATTGGTTACCCCATGCTCATGGCTCATTAGAGGTCGCTAAGATAGTTAAAGAAGAGCATCCTAATATACCGGTTATTTTTGGAGGATTATCATCTACTTACTTTCATAAGGACTTAGTAGAATATCCACAGATAGATTATGTATTACGAGGAGACTGTACAGAAGTTCCCTTTCTTGATTTATTAAAAGTAATTGAAGGTGAACAGTCATTAAAGGAAGTACCGAATCTAACTTGGAGAAATGAAGGTAAAACTAATATTAATTCTCTTGAGTTTAATCCAGATACATTGGATTATGTAGATATACGACCAGATATTATGATTAAAAATGTATTTAGATATCATGATCTGGAGAGTATGTTACCTTTTAATAATTGGTTTGAGAATCCAATTACTGCTATCTTTTCAGTGAAGGGATGTGTTCAAGGTTGTGTTACTTGTGGACGTTCTAAATGTACTAACCAGTATTATAATCAAAGAAAAGGACCAATCTTTAGAAGCCCAGAGAGTATGGTTAAAAATATGAAAATGATTGCTAAATTTTCTCGAGGGCCAATATTCATTATAGGGGATATAAGGCAAGGAGGTGAGGATTATAGGACTGAATTATTAGATAGGTTAGCTGAAGCTAATCTAAAGAATGAAATTATATTTGAGTTATTCAGTTCTGCTTCTAAAAAATTTTTAGAGATGATAGATGATTCAGTAGATAGTTGGAGTTTAGAGCTTTCTCCTGAAAGTCATAGTGAAGAAGTAAGAAAGGCTCAAGATGGAGTAACATTTTATACTAATCAGGAGATGGAGAAAACTTTAGATATTGCTACTAATCTAGGGTGTAATCGAGTCGATATCTTTTTTATGATTGGCCTTCCTAAACAGACTCCAAAATCTGTACAAGAAACTATAGATTATTGTGAATATTTATTTAGAAAATATGATAAGCGAGTTTCTTGCTTTATTTCTCCTATGGGACCTTTTTTAGACCCGGGAAGTTTAGCTTTTGAGCATCCAGAAAAACTTGGGTATAAAAGATTTGCTTATACATTAGAAGACCATAAGGATAAATTAGTTAATCCTACTTGGGAAGAAATTTTAAGTTATGAAACCAAGTGGATGAGCCGAAAAGAGATTGTAGAACAGACATATAGAGCAGCAGAACGATTAAATGAATTAAAATATGAATATAATAGAATAGATGGGGCTACTAATCAAAATATTGATAAGAGAATTAAAGAAGCTAGTAAATTAAAACAATTATTGGATAATAATTTAGAGGAGAGTAAGTTATTAAAACTTAAAGGAGAAATTAATGAATTCAGTATATCTACTGTCTGTGATAAGACAGAATTAGATTGGCCAACAAAGTTTATTAATTTTAAACCTTTGGGAATTCTTAAAATGTTAATGGAATAAATTAAAACCTATATAACTTACAAACTTAATTAATTATGGTATTGATTTGAATTATTACTAATAAATATGATATAATGTTTATCTAAATAAAAGATAAAGGAGGATAAGATATGGAATTATTAGTGATGGTTATTGAAAAGAATGATGATCTAGATAAAATATTAGAAAAATTTCAAGAAATAGGAATTCAGGGAGTAACTATTCTAGATAGTATGGGAACAGGCCATTTATTGACAGAGGATATCTCTATTTTTGGTAGATTAATGCAGTTTGCTGAAGGGAATAAAAAGTATAATAAGACTGTATTTACTATCATTAAAGATGAGCGAACAATGAATAAAGTTGTTTCCACTGTAGAGGAAGTTGTAGGAGATATAGATCATCCTCATACTGCCTTAGTATTTACAATACCTCTAGGTATGGTAAAAGGTTTAACCAATGTAGATAAATATTGTTAATAAGAGATGAAATATTAACTATATAATTAATATTTTGTATTAGGAGGTGTTAAAATGGAAATAAATTTAATTTTAATCATAGGAATTATTCTATTATTAAGCTTAGTACTAGGTACTTTAGCCAATAAACTGAAATTACCAGCTGTACCAGGGTATTTAATAGCTGGTTTATTAATAGGACCATCTTTGTCTAAATTAATTAATCAACGTATGGCTGAACAGCTACAACCAATTAATGGTATAGCTTTAGGGATTATTGCTTTAGTTATAGGTAGTGAGTTTAGTCTAGATTCAATTAAAAAGCTAGGTAAGTCTGTAATATTTATGGGTATTTTCGAAGTATTAGGAGCAGTAGTTTTGGTAACAGCAGTTATGATGTTATTTGTCAATGACTTTCCATTAGCATTATTATTAGGTGGATTAGCAGCTGCTACTGCTCCAGCTGCTACTGTGGCAGTGATTAAAGAGAGTTATTCTTCAGGACCATTAACAAATAGTTTATTAGGAATTGTAGCTTTAGATGATGTGTTAGGAGTAGTCGCTTTTGGAATAATATCTGCAGTTGTTAAAGCAATGGTTGGAGGTGTAGCTAATACTTCTATTATTTCTATGATACAATCTCCGTTTATAGAGATTATTGGTTCAATCGTTTTAGGAAGTATAATAGGTTATATGCTTAGCTATTTTGCAAATAAAATAAATAGCGAAAAAACTTTATTGGCTTTAGTTTTAGGAAGTGTATTTTTAGCTAGTGGCTTAGCAAGTTTTTTGGAGTTTTCTCCTATTTTAACTAATATGGTTTCAGGAGCTGCTGTTAAAAACATTTCATCTCGTCATAAGAAGATATTTAACTTAATAGAAGGTATTGAAAAACCGATATTTATTATTTTCTTCGCTTTGGCTGGTGCTCGATTTGAGATTCATAGATTAGTTGATATTGGAGTTGTAGGAGCGATATATGCTATAACTAGAGTAGCAGGTAAGGCCTTAGGAGTAAGATTAGGTGGAGAATTAGGTAATGCTTCAGCAGAAGTAAAGAAATATTTAGGAATGTGTTTAATGCCTCAAGCTGGTGTTGCAGTAGGATTAATTATTATAGCTCAACAATCATACCCCCAAGCCAGTAATTTCATTTTAAATATTTTATTAACGTCAGTAATGATATCAGCATTAATAGGTCCAGTATTATCTAGAGTAGCATTAGAGAAGGCTGGGGAGGTCGGAGCATTACAAAATCAACATAACAAAAGTCAATTTAAATAATTGAGATGTCTTTTGATGGAGAGATGAATATATAATTAATTCAATAAAAGTTGTGATAAAGTTATAAGTCAGTGCATATAATGTAGTAAGTAGTTTAATTAAGTTAATAAATAACATTTAAGATAATATAGCTAAAAATTAAATGCATGAATGGATTATATGAAAGGGGAAGAATAGATTTGATTTTATACTGCTAAAGTGAAATATTTCACTTTGTCCATTCGATGCTATTAATGGAGGGTAACAAAATAAATGGATGACCTAAGGTGTAAATGTGATAAGTTAGTTGCTAAGGTCGAAGGGGACAGTGTAATTATTAAATGTCGTCATTGTAAACGTTTTTTAATTATTCAAACTAGGGATATAAAATCAATAGAGTATACAGACAACTTAAAGACAAGAGTCCAGAGGCTTTGAGCCCAGAGGCCAGTGTTATGTGATATCTGCATAATACTGGCCCTTTATATATTTAACAATAGAATATATTTGTAAAGTTCAGAGACTAATTTAGAGTCCAGAGACTATAAGTCCAGAGGCCAGCGGTATTTATATACTGCTGGCTTTTTTTATTTATTCTGGATTTTTAATGAAACGAAAGGAGGTGTGAGTAATGACATTTATTTTGACTATTAGTGCTATTTTAATTCTTGTTTTTAGTTTAGGAGCTAGTTGGTTATTGGTGGATGATACTTTTAAAATTGAAAATCGCTTTTTAAAAGGTGGAATGTTTGTTGTGCTTAGTGGCTTATTATTAGTGATTACTTCTGCATTTTATACTATGTTAATTTGGCCGCCGCACATATTTTAAAATGAAATGGAGGTGATATAGTGAACGATTACTTGCGGTGCAAGTGCGGTAAGATCGTTTGTGAGATAGTAGAGAATAAGATCATCATTAAATGTAGACATTGCAAGCGATTTATTACTATTATTACACAAGGAGTTACAGAGATAGAATATAGTGGATGATATAAAAAAGATAATAAGGATAGTCCAGAGACTTTGAGTCCAGAGGCCGGTCAAATTAGTGTTTTACTGGTCTCTATTTTGTTTTTTGTAATTATTGAAAGGGGTGACAATAAGGAATGGAATTGAATAAAAAATTCTATTTAGGGCTAATTTTGATGTTAAGCTTAATGTTTTTTTTAAATAGTGTTGCTGCAGCTAGAACAGACAAATACTGCTTAACATGTCATGGGTTAAAAGGATTTACTACTGAACACAATGATAAAGAAATATCATTAACAGTTAATCAATCTATTTTAAAAGATTCAGTTCATAATAATAATAATTGTGTAACCTGTCATATGGATATCCAGGGATATCCGCATAAAAATGTTGTATATGGTACTGAGTTAGCTGTTAAAGTAGCTAATAATTGCCAAATGTGTCATTCAAATGAAGCTAAAGGTTATAAAGAAAGCCGTCACTGGGAGGTAACTAAAGAAGGTAAAACAGATGTTAGTTGTAGTAGTTGTCATGGAAAGCATGATATTCAGAAGAGTGATTTTACCAAGCAGGAAGAATTAGAACTATGTTCAGAATGTCATAAAGGAATAGTACTAGAAAGTACTAAAGAAAGTTTTCATGGTAAAGCAGTTGAATTAGGAAGTAAAAGAGCAGCTAGTTGTGTTGATTGCCATCATGATTCACATCGAATTTTAGGGCCACAACATCAAGAGTCATCTGTATCTGATAAGAATCTTCCTAAGACTTGTGCTAAATGTCACGAAAAGCCTAGAAAGAATTTTGCTAAAGGTGTTCAGCATGCTGAGTTAGAGCCTGAAGGAGAAGGAGCACCAATGTATTATACATTTAAGTTCTTTACATGGTTAACTATTCTGACAATTACTTTCTTAATAGTTCATATTTTAATTGAGTTAATAGGTAAATTTAGGCGGGCTAATAATGATGAAAGTCATTAATTCAAGGAGGTGGAAAGTGTGGAAAATATAACTTTTTCTAAAGAAAAAGGATTAGTGTTTAAAAGGTTTAGTCTTAACCAAAGATTTCAACATATATTGGTGTTTATAACTTTTACTCTTTGTGCAGTTACAGGATTACCTATTAAGTATGATGGTGCAGCATGGGCTCCCCAAATAGTTGACCTCTTTGGCGGATTTTATGCTATGCTCTGCGTTCATATAATTAGTGGAGTAATTATGTTATTGGTATTTATATACCATTTAATCTATTTAGCTGGATATGCTTATTTAAAAGGACCATCTTGGGATTTTATGCTTAAATGGCAAGATGCTTTAGACTTTGTTCAGAATATTAAATATAATTTAGGATTTACTAATAAACCACCAGATTATGGAAGATATTCATATAAAGAAAAGTTTGATTATTGGGCTGTCTTCTGGGGTATGTTTATTATGGGAGGATCTGGACTTATGATGTGGTGTCCAGAAGCTACTGCTAAGTTTTTTCCACGGTGGGTAAGTTCTTGTGCTAGAATAGCTCATAGTGATGAAGCAATTTTAGCAATTTTAGCTATCTTCGTTTGGCATTTCTATAATGTTCATCTAAGTCCTGATTTTTTCCCAATGAATTTAGTCTGGTTTAATGGAAAGATTAGTAAGACAGTAATGGAACATGAACATCCTACTGAATTAAAACAAATTATGGATAATATATCTGATAAAGAGGAGTTAGATGATGAACTTGTTGATACAACAAGTTTTAAGCATACTAATAACCGTATTTTAATTGTTATAGAGATATTATTCTATACAGGTATTTTAATTTGGTTTTTGATGTTTTTTTTACCATTAGGATTAATGTAAAGCAAATAATTATTATATAAAAGAGAATATAATTAGCTATAGATAGAAACTCTCCAAGTTCAAGTATAAATTTTTGCTATTTATGAAAGAATACTAATATATGAACTATTTAAATCTAAGTTAAAAGGAGGAAAACTATGGGAAATTTTGAATGTAGTAGCTGTGGTGCAGAATTCTCCGCTCCTTTATGTTGTGGTGGAGAGATGACTAAAGCAGGTAGTAATTATGTTTGTGAAAATTGTGGTAAAGTAATGGATGAGGTGTCTGCAAGCGTTTCAGAAGTAAATTGTTGTGAATAATTACCGATTTAAAAGCATCCTGGATTTACAGGGTGCTTTTGTTATTGACAGATAAAAAAGGGGGTGATATCATTATTTGAGGGAGGTTATACGATGAAGTTTAAAGTTACATTATTGATGTTAGTAGTTATGATATTGGCTGTAGGCTGTAATATAGTTGAAGATATTGATTCTATGCCTACAATCTATGAGGCAGAGCGGAATTTAGAAGGAGAATGGTCAAAGGATACTTTACCAAGAGATGGAGAATATAGAGTAGTTACTACAGAGAATAGAGAAGAAGTATTAAAAGATTTACAACATAAACAGTATTATGAAAGAATTAGTAAGTTAGATTTAACAGATAAGGTGGGTATTTTAGCTTACTTAGGAGAAATGCCAAGTGGAGGCTATGGTATTCAAATCGATAAGGTGATTGAAAAAGATAATAAGTTAGTCGTTAAAGTAACACAAGTTAGTCCTGAAGATGATGAGGTTTCAATTACTGTGATTACTCACCCTTATGATTTAGTTGTAATTGATAAGAGTAAATTTAAGTCTAAAGAAATTTCCGATTTAGATTTAATTGTGGTTAATCAAAATGGAGAGTTTATTAACAAATAATCATAAGTTTTAATTCTAAATTCAAATATATTATTTTATA is from Selenihalanaerobacter shriftii and encodes:
- a CDS encoding NADH-quinone oxidoreductase subunit J family protein; its protein translation is MELELLSFWILAIITIGSALAVVFLQNIVHSALSLILTFIGVAGLYLLIQVNFIAAVQILVYAGAIAIILAFGVMLTQRDDMSKTNLFNNQRGIAFLITSILLVVIGRIIWITTWMPNTPKDSTVNQIATIMLKQHAIPFEVIAILLLVAMVGAITLAKGKEKIE
- a CDS encoding TIGR04190 family B12-binding domain/radical SAM domain protein, with protein sequence MKNADLVLLHPPSVYDFRKKSILYGPISDLIPSSTVFEMYPLGFMTIQSYLEEKGYKVRIVNLAVKMMKDESFDVRKFISNLKPKAFGIDLHWLPHAHGSLEVAKIVKEEHPNIPVIFGGLSSTYFHKDLVEYPQIDYVLRGDCTEVPFLDLLKVIEGEQSLKEVPNLTWRNEGKTNINSLEFNPDTLDYVDIRPDIMIKNVFRYHDLESMLPFNNWFENPITAIFSVKGCVQGCVTCGRSKCTNQYYNQRKGPIFRSPESMVKNMKMIAKFSRGPIFIIGDIRQGGEDYRTELLDRLAEANLKNEIIFELFSSASKKFLEMIDDSVDSWSLELSPESHSEEVRKAQDGVTFYTNQEMEKTLDIATNLGCNRVDIFFMIGLPKQTPKSVQETIDYCEYLFRKYDKRVSCFISPMGPFLDPGSLAFEHPEKLGYKRFAYTLEDHKDKLVNPTWEEILSYETKWMSRKEIVEQTYRAAERLNELKYEYNRIDGATNQNIDKRIKEASKLKQLLDNNLEESKLLKLKGEINEFSISTVCDKTELDWPTKFINFKPLGILKMLME
- a CDS encoding P-II family nitrogen regulator, which gives rise to MELLVMVIEKNDDLDKILEKFQEIGIQGVTILDSMGTGHLLTEDISIFGRLMQFAEGNKKYNKTVFTIIKDERTMNKVVSTVEEVVGDIDHPHTALVFTIPLGMVKGLTNVDKYC
- a CDS encoding cation:proton antiporter; the encoded protein is MEINLILIIGIILLLSLVLGTLANKLKLPAVPGYLIAGLLIGPSLSKLINQRMAEQLQPINGIALGIIALVIGSEFSLDSIKKLGKSVIFMGIFEVLGAVVLVTAVMMLFVNDFPLALLLGGLAAATAPAATVAVIKESYSSGPLTNSLLGIVALDDVLGVVAFGIISAVVKAMVGGVANTSIISMIQSPFIEIIGSIVLGSIIGYMLSYFANKINSEKTLLALVLGSVFLASGLASFLEFSPILTNMVSGAAVKNISSRHKKIFNLIEGIEKPIFIIFFALAGARFEIHRLVDIGVVGAIYAITRVAGKALGVRLGGELGNASAEVKKYLGMCLMPQAGVAVGLIIIAQQSYPQASNFILNILLTSVMISALIGPVLSRVALEKAGEVGALQNQHNKSQFK
- a CDS encoding cytochrome c3 family protein; the protein is MELNKKFYLGLILMLSLMFFLNSVAAARTDKYCLTCHGLKGFTTEHNDKEISLTVNQSILKDSVHNNNNCVTCHMDIQGYPHKNVVYGTELAVKVANNCQMCHSNEAKGYKESRHWEVTKEGKTDVSCSSCHGKHDIQKSDFTKQEELELCSECHKGIVLESTKESFHGKAVELGSKRAASCVDCHHDSHRILGPQHQESSVSDKNLPKTCAKCHEKPRKNFAKGVQHAELEPEGEGAPMYYTFKFFTWLTILTITFLIVHILIELIGKFRRANNDESH
- a CDS encoding formate dehydrogenase subunit gamma; the encoded protein is MENITFSKEKGLVFKRFSLNQRFQHILVFITFTLCAVTGLPIKYDGAAWAPQIVDLFGGFYAMLCVHIISGVIMLLVFIYHLIYLAGYAYLKGPSWDFMLKWQDALDFVQNIKYNLGFTNKPPDYGRYSYKEKFDYWAVFWGMFIMGGSGLMMWCPEATAKFFPRWVSSCARIAHSDEAILAILAIFVWHFYNVHLSPDFFPMNLVWFNGKISKTVMEHEHPTELKQIMDNISDKEELDDELVDTTSFKHTNNRILIVIEILFYTGILIWFLMFFLPLGLM
- a CDS encoding protease complex subunit PrcB family protein, with product MKFKVTLLMLVVMILAVGCNIVEDIDSMPTIYEAERNLEGEWSKDTLPRDGEYRVVTTENREEVLKDLQHKQYYERISKLDLTDKVGILAYLGEMPSGGYGIQIDKVIEKDNKLVVKVTQVSPEDDEVSITVITHPYDLVVIDKSKFKSKEISDLDLIVVNQNGEFINK